In a single window of the Necator americanus strain Aroian chromosome X, whole genome shotgun sequence genome:
- a CDS encoding hypothetical protein (NECATOR_CHRX.G23719.T1): protein MPPNTNTAYDGEMLLGTCYSNGGPCGTRPLLQHECGKCEHRFFQITDDANQSLPTRGYGITRALTIFVAYAPTPRYEEVEAFHTDLELIDSTLHKVIFSYSKIGSGKTSDRTEGDYKDRRSCSMKDSHASKQTAFQKGFSTIDHIHAVSRLIEVSREYKMPLCLDFLDLEKAVDSIETERILELSDNQRVPTQYIKVLRE, encoded by the coding sequence ATGCCACCGAACACGAACACAGCATATGATGGAGAAATGCTGCTAGGAACATGCTACAGTAACGGAGGACCCTGTGGTACCCGCCCCCTTCTTCAGCATGAGTGTGGCAAGTGTGAACATCGGTTCTTTCAAATAACTGACGACGCGAATCAAAGTTTACCGACTAGAGGATATGGAATAACGCGAGCTCTGACTATCTTCGttgcttacgctccaacaccACGCtacgaagaagtcgaagctttccaTACAGACCTAGAGTTAATAGATAGTACCCTCCACAAGGTCATTTTCAGTTATTCCAAAATTGGCTCCGGAAAAACGTCTGACAGAACTGAAGGAGACTACAAAGACAGAAGATCATGTAgcatgaaggacagccatgcaaGCAAGCAAACAGCGTTtcaaaaaggattcagcacgattgaccataTTCACGCTGTTTCgagactcatcgaggtatcacgagagtacaagatgccacTGTGTCTCGATTTCCTCGATTTAGAGAAGGCCGTTGATTCAATTGAGACTGAAAGGATCTTGGAACTTTCGGACAACCAAAGAGTCCCCAcgcagtacataaaggtgctCCGAGAGTAA
- a CDS encoding hypothetical protein (NECATOR_CHRX.G23718.T1) — protein MYTDYEGEPDMATSAIDYGNGSVRKDGVAGIMQAAETYSKIGSGKTSDRTEGDYKDRRSCSMKDSHASKQTAFQKGFSTIDHIHAVSRLIEVSREYKMPLCLDFLDLEKAVDSIETERILELSDNQRVPTQYIKVDIIPSKMFAAGLGNAMPKVGMDNMGMKVDGNYIIFVSLMNSF, from the exons ATGTATACGGACTATGAAGGAGAGCCTGATATGGCCACAAGTGCGATAGACTATGGGAATGGCAGTGTTAGGAAGGACGGCGTTGCAGGAATCATGCAGGCCGCCGAAAC TTATTCCAAAATTGGCTCCGGAAAAACGTCTGACAGAACTGAAGGAGACTACAAAGACAGAAGATCATGTAgcatgaaggacagccatgcaaGCAAGCAAACAGCGTTtcaaaaaggattcagcacgattgaccataTTCACGCTGTTTCgagactcatcgaggtatcacgagagtacaagatgccacTGTGTCTCGATTTCCTCGATTTAGAGAAGGCCGTTGATTCAATTGAGACTGAAAGGATCTTGGAACTTTCGGACAACCAAAGAGTCCCCAcgcagtacataaag GTTGATATAATTCCATCCAAAATGTTTGCAGCCGGTCTCGGGAACGCAATgccgaaagttggaatggatAACATGGGAATGAAGGTGGATGGTAACTACATCATATTCGTTTCGCTCATGAACTCGTTCTGA
- a CDS encoding hypothetical protein (NECATOR_CHRX.G23722.T1) yields MSTGGRLFRCSGLILSRPGAVHDSISYFGRENLWNDLSVFPQMVRRQVDMAVEEIRVEVSMQWLFPSGSGEQSSSSCDWRSLDRHSGYFSPPLRLQPALLLFSL; encoded by the coding sequence atgagtactggcggaaggctcttcaggtgttctggtcttattctgtcgagaccgggtgccgtacatGATAGCAtatcgtatttcggacgggagaacctctggaatgacttgtccgtcttccctcagatggtgaggaggcaagtggacatggctgtcgaagagatcagagtagaagtctcGATGCAGTGGTTGTTCCcctcgggttccggagagcagtcatcctcgtcttgcgactggcgaagtctcgacagGCATAGCGGAtacttttccccgcctctgcgacttcagccagcacttctgctcttctctctttaa
- a CDS encoding hypothetical protein (NECATOR_CHRX.G23720.T1) yields MVNDLTPELGRRRRAAWEAYASIEDVLKKTKHTRLRVHFFNTTVLPALTYASETWTFRKHQENAVSVIECAIERVMLGVYRFTQVRDGVRSSLLLQRSKIRDAAFAKESKIRWPDI; encoded by the coding sequence ATGGTGAATGACCTGACTCcggagctgggcaggaggaggcGAGCGGCTTGGGAAGCGTATgcgagcatcgaggatgtactgaagaagaccaagcacacccggctccgtgttcacttcttcaacaccaccgtacttcctgctttgacctatgcttcggaaacgtGGACATTTCGCAAGCATCAAGAAAACGctgtgagcgtcattgaatgcgcaattgagagagtgatgctaggagtataccgcttcacgcaagtgagggacggggttcgaagttctctccttcttcagcgatcgaagattagagacgccgcgtttgccaaggaaagtaaaataaggtggccGGACATCTGA
- a CDS encoding hypothetical protein (NECATOR_CHRX.G23724.T1), whose amino-acid sequence MRKLESDDMGVKIDGRQLHHLRFADDIVLITPSISQAERMLTEFDETCGCIGLQLHFNHWTRAVSDWVPRDIKRTRGRPPTRWSYFFTKSFKENYDALCIPRERRNHWATLARNRDKWKNYWRPVRRSTGVKMIKVT is encoded by the coding sequence atgcgaaagttggaatcggacgacatgggagtgaagattgatggtcggcagctacaccatttgcgctttgctgatgacatcgtactgataacacctagcatcagccaagcggaacgaatgctgaccgaattcgacgaaacatgtggatgcatcggtcttcagcttcACTTCAACcattggaccagagccgtgagcgactgggttccccgcgatattaagcgcactagaggaagaccgccgacccgatggtcatatttcttcacgaagtccttcaaagaaaattatgatgctctttgtatcccacgcgaaaggaggaaccactgggctactctggcacgcaatcgggacaaatggaagaattattggcgaccagttcgaaggtcaacgggagtcaagatGATCAAGGTGACGTAA
- a CDS encoding hypothetical protein (NECATOR_CHRX.G23721.T1) gives MAKNFDYFEQLTTRTGRLRMRRCGPTPALTIFVAYAPTSSHEEEVEAFYMDLEKFYREDHAFYKVIIGDFNAKVGPTRTPEGLHIETHGLQRNEQGERLSEFIMTTKTIRGNSQFRKPSSLRWTWSHPVEGSAVK, from the coding sequence atggcaaagaacttCGACtatttcgaacaacttacgacccgaactggacgtctgcggatgagaagatgtggtccaacaccagctttgactatcttcgtcgcttacgctccaacatcaagccacgaagaagaagtcgaagctttctatatggacctggaaaagttctatcgagaagatcatgccttctacaaggtcataattggcgatttcaacgccaaagttggcccaacaAGAACGCCTGAGGGACTTCACATCgagacccacggcctacaacggaatgaacagggggagaggctctccgagttcatcatgacgactaagaccatccgcGGAAATTCACAATTTcggaagccctcctctctacgatGGACgtggagtcacccggtggagggtagcgcagtgaaatag
- a CDS encoding hypothetical protein (NECATOR_CHRX.G23723.T1), whose amino-acid sequence MLSCTAPGLDRIRPEHLKSLPPVLINTLARLFTRYLSECKVPKQWKTSKTVLLYKKGDPHDIGNYRPICLLSVIYELFTRMILNRIEKVLDEGQPCEQEGFRKGFSTIDHIHTVSKLTEVLRE is encoded by the coding sequence aTGCTATCatgtacggcacccggtctcgacagaataagaccagaacacctgaagagccttccgccagtactcatcaacaccctggcgaggctctttacacgttatctgtcggaatgcaaggttcctaaacagtggaagaccagcaaaaccgtgttgttgtacaaaaagggagatccacatgacatcggcaactatcgtccaatctgcttactgtccgtcatctatgagctctttacaagaatgatccttaataggattgaaaaagtcttggatgaaggacagccatgcgagcaagaagggtttcgaaaaggattcagcacgattgaccacattcacactgtttcgaaactcaccGAGGTATTACGAGAGTAA